The following are from one region of the Sphingomonas oryzagri genome:
- a CDS encoding acyltransferase family protein, which translates to MSWFDRAVFGSWRYVAGPKGYDPEGVLGTLPTFAEALIGTLVGDWLRRGQPIRRTAIRLALAGTLLIAAGVAWGLVFPIIKDLWTSSFVLVSAGVAMVVLAGFHLACDGRGEKMRRGDLLGSFGRNAIAAYALHELTSFLLSADVFQWTYRWARPVVGPELAALVPVILFILLLWWPIAAMDRRGWYLKT; encoded by the coding sequence GTGTCGTGGTTCGACCGCGCCGTGTTCGGAAGCTGGCGCTACGTCGCCGGGCCGAAGGGCTATGATCCGGAGGGGGTGCTCGGCACGTTGCCGACCTTCGCGGAGGCGCTGATCGGTACGCTGGTGGGTGACTGGCTGCGGCGCGGACAGCCGATCAGACGGACGGCGATCAGGTTGGCGCTTGCTGGCACCCTGCTGATCGCGGCCGGGGTGGCCTGGGGGCTGGTGTTCCCCATCATCAAGGATTTGTGGACGAGCAGCTTCGTTCTGGTCTCGGCGGGCGTCGCGATGGTAGTGCTGGCGGGCTTCCACCTCGCCTGTGATGGACGCGGGGAGAAGATGCGACGCGGGGATCTGCTCGGCAGCTTCGGGCGCAACGCCATCGCCGCCTACGCGCTGCACGAGTTGACCTCGTTCTTGCTGTCCGCCGATGTCTTCCAGTGGACCTATCGGTGGGCGCGACCGGTGGTCGGACCCGAGCTTGCCGCGCTGGTGCCGGTGATCCTGTTCATCCTGCTGCTCTGGTGGCCGATCGCGGCGATGGATCGACGCGGCTGGTATCTGAAGACCTGA
- a CDS encoding TonB-dependent receptor → MSDVLRIRSVSGCSAILVAAGASAVAVAQSAPPQSSTGEIVVTAEKGYATQPDYVVQNADLGPLGRRPIADTPASVTVVPEDLIVNNQARTVNDTLRCLPSVEVRDQQGFEVSRPQSRGFQGSIVQDTRLDGLNVVGTTAIPAENLAGIQVLNGLSGALYGPQSPAGVFNYELKRPTLDPLFRAIGSFDSQGLWTGQIDASATAGPIGYRFNLVHGEGEGYVDGSHFNRTLISGDFDIHVDDRTVIEADASHYETRGYGLPGSIVYFGKTNILLPKAIDPTRQGYGQPYAGVDLNTDTGLAKLKHDFGAGWKLEIGGLYQNADRGLFGITNTLTDNVGDYTVTKNFTAVPRFTVASNTASLTGTLSLFGLANDVAIGTNGFVNGQYGARNSIAVALGTGNLADPTILPDKPTPADGGQYKSGRLFVQSIVAGDTVHFDERLALQGTLSTSFLSSKSWSKTGAVTSSDTENGVVSGTASLIYKPIEVVTLYATYSNSVEQGETAPAGTANANQILSPYRDRQYEAGVKYQVTPGFLLTAAGFRMTRPLATTDAATNIFAVVGTQRNWGGELFGQGAVLPSLSLFGGVTYIDARLVHSGVLATNDKRVVGVPKFKSDVSADFHPAFAGGFALTGTFHYESDRAATNLNNSFAPAYATVDLGARYNAAWFGHHETVRLNVINVGDKRYYSSIADGNIVGSPGANTAYSGAPRTVLASVEFDL, encoded by the coding sequence ATGTCCGACGTGTTGCGTATCCGGTCGGTTTCCGGCTGTTCGGCTATTCTGGTGGCGGCGGGCGCGAGTGCGGTGGCGGTCGCCCAGTCGGCGCCGCCTCAAAGCAGTACCGGCGAGATCGTCGTCACGGCCGAGAAGGGCTATGCCACCCAGCCGGATTATGTGGTGCAGAATGCCGATCTCGGTCCGCTTGGGCGTCGGCCCATCGCCGATACGCCCGCCTCGGTCACCGTCGTGCCGGAGGATCTGATCGTCAACAATCAGGCCCGCACGGTCAACGACACGCTGCGTTGCCTGCCGTCGGTCGAGGTCCGCGATCAGCAGGGGTTCGAGGTTTCCCGCCCGCAATCGCGCGGATTCCAGGGCAGTATCGTGCAGGATACGCGGCTGGACGGCCTCAACGTGGTCGGCACCACCGCCATCCCGGCCGAGAACCTTGCCGGCATCCAGGTGCTCAATGGCCTGAGCGGCGCGCTCTACGGGCCGCAATCGCCGGCGGGCGTGTTCAACTACGAGCTCAAGCGGCCCACGCTCGATCCGCTGTTCCGCGCGATCGGCAGCTTCGACTCCCAGGGACTGTGGACCGGGCAGATCGACGCCAGCGCGACCGCCGGCCCGATCGGCTACCGCTTCAACCTCGTCCATGGCGAGGGTGAGGGCTATGTCGACGGCAGCCACTTCAATCGCACGCTGATCTCTGGCGATTTCGACATCCATGTCGACGACCGGACCGTGATCGAGGCGGATGCCAGCCATTACGAGACGCGCGGCTACGGCCTTCCCGGCAGCATCGTTTATTTCGGCAAGACCAACATCCTTCTGCCCAAGGCGATCGATCCGACGCGGCAGGGCTATGGCCAGCCTTATGCCGGCGTCGATCTGAACACGGACACCGGCCTCGCCAAGCTCAAGCACGATTTCGGCGCGGGCTGGAAGCTGGAGATCGGTGGCCTGTACCAGAATGCCGATCGCGGCCTGTTCGGCATCACGAATACGCTGACCGACAATGTCGGCGACTACACCGTCACCAAGAATTTCACTGCGGTGCCGCGTTTCACGGTGGCCAGCAACACCGCCTCGCTGACCGGCACTCTCAGCCTGTTCGGCCTTGCCAACGACGTCGCGATCGGCACCAACGGCTTCGTCAACGGTCAATATGGCGCGCGCAACTCGATCGCCGTCGCGCTCGGCACCGGGAACCTCGCCGATCCGACGATCCTTCCCGACAAGCCGACCCCGGCCGATGGGGGCCAATACAAATCGGGGCGGCTCTTCGTGCAGTCGATCGTTGCGGGCGATACAGTCCATTTCGACGAGCGGCTGGCTTTGCAGGGCACGCTCAGCACCTCGTTCCTGAGTTCGAAGAGCTGGTCGAAGACGGGTGCGGTTACGAGTTCGGACACGGAGAATGGCGTCGTCAGCGGCACCGCGAGCCTGATCTACAAGCCGATCGAGGTGGTGACGCTTTACGCCACCTATTCCAACAGCGTGGAGCAGGGCGAGACCGCGCCGGCCGGCACCGCCAACGCCAACCAGATCCTGTCACCCTATCGCGATCGCCAATATGAGGCCGGCGTGAAATATCAGGTGACGCCGGGCTTCCTGCTCACCGCCGCCGGTTTCCGTATGACGCGGCCATTGGCGACGACCGACGCCGCTACCAACATCTTCGCGGTGGTCGGCACCCAGCGCAACTGGGGTGGCGAGCTGTTCGGGCAGGGCGCGGTGCTGCCCTCCCTCAGCCTGTTCGGGGGTGTCACCTATATCGACGCTCGGCTGGTCCATTCCGGCGTTCTGGCGACGAACGACAAGCGCGTCGTCGGCGTGCCAAAGTTCAAGAGCGACGTCTCGGCGGATTTCCATCCGGCCTTCGCCGGCGGCTTCGCGCTGACCGGAACCTTCCACTATGAAAGCGATCGCGCGGCGACCAACCTCAACAACAGCTTCGCGCCGGCCTATGCCACGGTCGATCTCGGTGCCCGCTATAACGCTGCGTGGTTCGGCCATCACGAGACGGTGCGGCTCAACGTGATCAACGTCGGCGACAAACGCTATTATTCCTCAATCGCGGACGGCAACATCGTCGGCAGTCCGGGTGCCAACACAGCTTATTCGGGCGCGCCGAGGACGGTGCTGGCGAGCGTCGAGTTCGATTTGTGA
- a CDS encoding heparan-alpha-glucosaminide N-acetyltransferase domain-containing protein translates to MSATPAATGPLRPHDRAGRRLASLDLLRGLSVIGMILVNLMAGMSHRGPVFPLLLHSRWAGFTIADAIFPAFVLMVGVSVALTARDGTPDARRILLRAGRLVLLGLLFSNLLWLYDMTEGQPRLPGVLQRIGLVFAATALVYRRGNGRLRALLVAAILLIY, encoded by the coding sequence TTGAGCGCAACGCCTGCCGCCACCGGCCCGCTGCGGCCGCACGACCGGGCCGGCCGCCGGCTGGCCTCGCTCGATCTGCTGCGCGGGCTGAGCGTGATCGGCATGATCCTGGTCAATCTGATGGCGGGAATGTCGCATCGCGGGCCGGTCTTTCCGCTGCTGCTCCATTCCCGCTGGGCGGGTTTCACCATCGCCGATGCCATCTTCCCGGCCTTCGTCCTGATGGTCGGAGTGTCGGTCGCTTTGACCGCGCGGGATGGCACGCCGGACGCCCGCCGCATACTGCTCCGCGCGGGGCGGCTGGTGCTGCTCGGTCTGCTGTTCTCGAACCTGTTGTGGCTCTACGATATGACCGAGGGGCAGCCCCGGCTACCCGGTGTGCTGCAGCGGATCGGGCTGGTCTTCGCGGCGACGGCGCTGGTCTATCGGCGCGGCAACGGGCGGCTGCGCGCCTTGCTCGTAGCGGCGATCCTGCTGATCTACTAG